In Arvicola amphibius chromosome 1, mArvAmp1.2, whole genome shotgun sequence, one DNA window encodes the following:
- the LOC119818665 gene encoding olfactory receptor 473, with product MAFKEAGNHTTVTELIILGLTEDPTLCIVFFVIFLGVYVITLVGNISIITLIRISSQLHTPMYLFLSHLAFVDIVYSTSVSVIMLMELLGHGLVLPLAACEAQLCITVSFGSAECFLLAAMAYDRYVAICSPLLYSVLMSPRVCFLLLGISYVGGCMNGWTFTGCLLNLTFCGPNQIDHFFCDFSPLLKLSCSDVCVIGIIPSISSGSIIVVTVFVIAVSYIYILITILKMGSAEGRQKAFSTCTSHLTAVTLYYGTITFIYVMPKSNYSTEQNKVLSVFYTVVIPMLNPLIYSLRNRDVKDALRKATVRVYS from the coding sequence GAGGCTGGAAACCACACCACTGTGACAGAGCTAATCATTTTGGGACTAACAGAAGATCCTACACTGTGTATAGTCTTTTTTGTGATATTTCTAGGAGTATACGTCATCACGTTAGTTGGAAATATCAGCATCATCACGTTGATAAGAATTTCTTCCCAGCTGCATACACCTATGTACCTGTTCCTCAGTCATCTGGCTTTTGTAGACATTGTATATTCAACATCAGTCTCCGTTATAATGCTTATGGAACTCCTTGGGCATGGACTGGTCCTACCTCTGGCTGCCTGTGAAGCCCAGCTCTGTATCACAGTGTCATTTGGGTCAGCTGAGTGCTTCCTATTGGCTGccatggcctatgatcgctatgtAGCCATATGCTCACCTCTCCTCTACTCTGTGCTCATGTCCCCCAGAGTCTGTTTTCTACTGTTGGGAATTTCTTATGTTGGTGGTTGTATGAATGGTTGGACATTTACTGGTTGTTTGTTAAATCTGACCTTCTGTGGACCAAATCAGATAGATCACTTTTTCTGTGACTTCTCTCCTCTGTTGAAACTGTCCTgttcagatgtctgtgttattggaATCATCCCCTCTATCTCTTCTGGCTCCATTATAGTGGTGACAGTGTTTGTCATAGCTGTCTCCTACATCTACATCCTCATCACCATCCTGAAGATGGGCTCTGCTGAGGGCCGCCAAAAGGCCTTCTCTACCTGCACCTCCCACCTCACGGCAGTCACTCTCTACTATGGGACCATCACCTTCATTTATGTGATGCCGAAGTCCAATTACTCTACTGAACAGAACAAGGTGCTGTCTGTATTCTACACAGTGGTGATCCCCATGCTTAACCCCCTCATCTACAGTCTGAGGAACAGAGATGTAAAGGATGCTCTGAGGAAGGCAACTGTCAGAGTATATTCATAG
- the LOC119823448 gene encoding olfactory receptor 477, whose translation MKAPNHTIVKEFILLGLTENPTLRAILFMVFLGIYAATLVGNISIITLIRSCPQLHTPMYQFLSHLAFVDIGFSTSVTPIMLAGFLGYGMVLSVAACEAQFCIAVTFGTVECFLLATMAYDRYVAICSPLLYSTHMSPRICFLLVGVSYVGGCVNSTTFTSCLLNLSFCGPNHIDHFFCDFPAVLKLSCSDVSIIGIIPSISAGSIIMITVFVIAVSYTYILVTILKMHSTKGRQKAFSTCTSHLTAVTLYYGTITFIYVMPKSNYSNEQNKIMAVFYTVVIPMLNPLIYSLRNRDVKEALRKVTIKIYARV comes from the coding sequence ATGAAGGCTCCAAATCACACCATTGTGAAAGAGTTCATTCTTCTGGGGTTAACAGAGAACCCCACACTGCGTGCCATTCTCTTTATGGTATTTCTTGGAATATATGCTGCTACTTTAGTAGGCAATATCAGCATCATCACTTTAATAAGAAGCTGCCCTCagctccacacacccatgtatcAGTTCCTTAGCCATCTTGCTTTTGTGGACATTGGGTTTTCTACATCAGTCACACCTATAATGCTTGCAGGATTCCTTGGATATGGAATGGTACTCTCTGTGGCTGCATGTGAAGCCCAATTCTGCATTGCAGTGACATTTGGTACAGTCGAATGCTTCCTTCTGGCAACCATGGCCTATGACAGATATGTGGCTATTTGCTCACCCTTGCTCTATTCTACACATATGTCCCCTAGGATCTGCTTCCTCTTGGTTGGGGTTTCCTATGTTGGTGGCTGTGTGAATTCAACGACATTTACTAGCTGTCTGTTGAATTTGTCCTTCTGTGGGCCAAATCACATAGATCACTTTTTCTGTGACTTTCCTGCTGTGTTGAAACTTTCATGCTCAGATGTTTCTATTATTGGAATTATTCCCTCCATCTCTGCTGGATCCATCATTATGATCACAGTGTTTGTCATAGCTGTCTCCTACACCTACATCCTTGTCACCATCCTGAAGATGCACTCCACCAAGGGCCGCCAAaaggccttctccacctgcaCCTCCCACCTCACTGCAGTCACTCTCTACTATGGGACCATAACCTTCATCTATGTGATGCCCAAGTCCAACTACTCTAATGAGCAGAACAAGATAATGGCTGTGTTCTATACAGTGGTGATCCCCATGCTTAACCCCCTCATTTACAGTCTAAGGAACAGAGATGTAAAGGAGGCCCTGAGGAAGGTCACCATCAAAATATATGCAAGAGTATAA